From Planctomycetota bacterium:
CGATGTTGTCGGCCTCGCGGATGCGGCGGACGAGATAGTCGCTCATGCTCTTGCCGAGGTCGTCGCCGCGGATGATGACCTTCACGTCGCGCGCGTGGCGTGACAAGAAGACGGCCGCTTGACCCGCGGAGTTGCCGCCGCCGATGACGACGGTTTGCTTGTTGCGACACCCCGACGCTTCGACGTGGCCGCAGGCGTAGTAGACGCCGCAGCCGTCGAAGGCCTCGCCGTTCTCGGCCGGCAGTTTGCGGTACCGGGCACCGGTCGCCAGCACGATGCTGCGAGCCATGATCTGCGTGCCGTCGTGGAGCGTGAGGGTCTTCTTGTCGTGCTCGCAGTCGAGGCCGATGACGGTGCACGGGTTGCACAGCGTCGCACCGAACTTGCGCGCCTGAAGGACGGCCTGCTTGGAGAGCTCGTCGCCCGAGACGCCGGTGGCGAAGCCGAGATAGTTTTCGATCTTGCTGCTCGTGCCCGCCTGCCCGCCGGGGGAGTACTTGTCGATCATGAGCGTGTCGAGGCCTTCCGAGGCTCCGTAGACCGTCGCCGCTAAGCCGGCCGGTCCGCCACCGACGACGATGAGGTCGTAGCAGGTCTTGAGCTTCGGGCGCAGGCCGGCACGCCTGGCGACCTCTTCGATGTTCGGATGACGGCAGACGCCTTCGGTGCAGATCAGGACGGGCAGGTCGTCTTCCACAATGCCGAGCTTGTCGAGCAGGACTCTGGATTCGGCGTCGTCGTCGGGATCGCTGAACCGCAGCGGAATTTGGTTGCGCTCCAGGAAGTCGCGCATGCGATACGTCTCGCCGTGCGTGGCGTGGCCGACGAGGGACATAAGACCGTGGCCGTCGGCGCGGAGTCGTTCGCGCCGGGCCATGAACGTCTTCAGGATCAGGTCGCCGATCTCCGAGTGCTCGGCGATAAGTCGTTTGAGGTCCTCATGCCCGACGATCATCACCTTGCTCGGCTCGACCGCGACGCAGGCGGCGATGGTCGGCTCGCCAGTGAACATCGAGATGTCGCCGATGAACGTGCGCCGCGAGACCTCGGTGATGAGCACGTCTCGATCGCGA
This genomic window contains:
- a CDS encoding FAD-dependent oxidoreductase; the protein is MGTTNGVAEKPVAGRLSRQLDPLSADRSQAYSIEDNDVLQPVLSDRQIEEISRIAKCRKLDVGEILFEQGTRNADVAILQEGRLEFYDRRRDRDVLITEVSRRTFIGDISMFTGEPTIAACVAVEPSKVMIVGHEDLKRLIAEHSEIGDLILKTFMARRERLRADGHGLMSLVGHATHGETYRMRDFLERNQIPLRFSDPDDDAESRVLLDKLGIVEDDLPVLICTEGVCRHPNIEEVARRAGLRPKLKTCYDLIVVGGGPAGLAATVYGASEGLDTLMIDKYSPGGQAGTSSKIENYLGFATGVSGDELSKQAVLQARKFGATLCNPCTVIGLDCEHDKKTLTLHDGTQIMARSIVLATGARYRKLPAENGEAFDGCGVYYACGHVEASGCRNKQTVVIGGGNSAGQAAVFLSRHARDVKVIIRGDDLGKSMSDYLVRRIREADNIELLAETEVARLDGDGRLQSLTLTGKHAGTVDCDGLFVMIGATPNTEWLDGGDCVGLCPKGFLATGIDARHHAKYDAHWSGVDREPFLLETTRPGVFAAGDVRAGSVKRVAGGVGEGSMAIAFVHKAIAEQKA